The Candidatus Manganitrophus noduliformans genome includes a window with the following:
- a CDS encoding InlB B-repeat-containing protein produces MNSFYLLGRFALLLILFVIGGCGGGDSKGPAAPVESDPAFSMPLPKGMWAPLPDSDLVMTARAVVDPGTAGERTVDLTVDLSTNRVAGAIEGVPAGRRTVEIRYFINQLQVAAVTLSIDVVPGQNNPAEIAPAAIRYVEAVSDTLFVADAADPSIQIFDRYSNLKGGVVQLVPTRALRGENTGIVGPSSGSLFVDSIGGRLYFADAADNSVSVWNNAATVNGDTPPDLVLKGQATRLLHPTGIAVDPFRNRLYVVNNNGEILIWNLSSLEGEIPPMAVLTGSLVAGDHPVFLDVKRDTLYVANGREISVFEKLSGLTGDIQNVTPVPTIRIAGEGLSQPGLVLDYSQNLLFISSRDPNGTIYRVAEASTASEEVVPAATLAGPETGLDQTAAVTLAGNVFMALNVAGTEIRVWHQADQKDGDRSPTQILELDPNALPEALFYVATQNGERDQAEETLQVEKLGNGHETITSDLPGINCGTTCSAPFAVGDTITLTAVMDDDSTFAGWGGDCVVVDNVAGGMNACVATMDAAKTVTATFTLNAYALTVSKPGTGSGTVSGPGINCGPDCGESYEAHTTVTLTAVADSDSIFTGWSGACSGDDAACNFSIEGASSVVATFTLKPILTVTKQGTGGGTVRSTVPNNTDISCGSNCTQTYDNVTTEVTLTATANSTSFFAGWSGACSNATGSCVVTMDVAKTVTATFTRRPVLTVTKSGTGAGTVTSSPNGINCGTDCTHSYTNLTTQVTLTAAAAEDSIFSGWSGGSCAGTGNCVVRMDAAKTVTAAFTLKPVLTVSKGGTGTGTVTSTTPSGDISCGTDCTQSYNNFSTQVTLTATAAANSIFTGWNQECSGTGNCVVTMDAAKSVTATFILKPVLTVTKQGSGGGAVSAPGISCGTDCTETYSNLTTQVTLTATPDDSSIFAGWSGACTATTGNCVVTMDAAKSVTATFTLQTFTLSVMKSGTGTGAVVSSPAGIDCGTDCSQDYTIHTVVTLTATPDADAVFAGWAGACTNLTGDCVVTMDAIQSVEAKFTRTFTLTVMVDPAGTGTGGVTSNPAGIDCTASGQAACSAVYTFGTVVTLTATEGLLSHFAGWTAGACTGTDPTCVLEMISDQSAQARFDLLP; encoded by the coding sequence ATGAATAGCTTTTACCTGCTCGGACGCTTCGCGCTGCTTCTCATCCTTTTTGTCATCGGCGGGTGCGGCGGAGGCGACTCGAAGGGACCCGCCGCACCCGTCGAATCGGACCCTGCCTTCTCCATGCCGCTCCCGAAGGGGATGTGGGCCCCTCTGCCCGACTCCGATCTGGTGATGACCGCCCGCGCGGTGGTCGACCCGGGGACGGCCGGAGAACGAACGGTCGATCTGACGGTCGATCTCTCGACGAACCGGGTCGCGGGCGCGATCGAGGGGGTTCCCGCCGGACGGCGCACCGTCGAGATCCGGTATTTCATCAACCAGCTTCAGGTCGCGGCCGTCACGCTGAGTATCGATGTCGTCCCCGGACAGAACAACCCGGCCGAAATCGCCCCGGCGGCGATCCGGTATGTCGAGGCGGTCTCGGACACCCTTTTCGTCGCCGACGCCGCCGACCCGTCGATCCAGATTTTCGATCGCTATTCTAATCTGAAGGGCGGGGTCGTTCAGCTCGTTCCGACCCGCGCGCTTCGGGGGGAGAACACCGGAATCGTCGGGCCGTCTTCCGGAAGTCTCTTTGTCGATTCGATCGGCGGCCGCCTTTACTTCGCCGACGCGGCGGACAATTCGGTGAGCGTCTGGAACAATGCCGCAACGGTGAATGGGGATACCCCGCCCGATCTCGTCCTAAAGGGACAGGCAACCCGGCTGCTCCACCCAACCGGGATCGCGGTCGATCCTTTTCGCAACCGCCTCTATGTCGTCAACAACAATGGTGAAATCCTTATCTGGAATCTCTCTTCACTCGAAGGGGAAATCCCACCCATGGCCGTCCTCACGGGGAGTTTGGTTGCAGGCGACCATCCCGTTTTTCTCGATGTGAAGAGAGATACCCTTTATGTGGCCAACGGCCGAGAGATCAGTGTCTTCGAGAAACTAAGCGGGCTGACCGGAGACATTCAAAATGTGACGCCGGTCCCGACGATCCGGATTGCAGGGGAGGGCCTTTCTCAGCCAGGGCTTGTCCTCGATTATAGTCAAAATCTTCTCTTCATCTCCTCTCGCGATCCGAATGGGACGATCTATCGGGTCGCGGAAGCCTCCACTGCTTCCGAAGAGGTTGTGCCTGCCGCGACGCTGGCCGGGCCCGAGACCGGTCTTGACCAAACCGCGGCGGTCACCCTGGCCGGCAATGTGTTCATGGCCCTCAATGTGGCGGGAACAGAGATCCGGGTGTGGCATCAAGCCGATCAGAAGGATGGCGACCGCTCACCGACGCAGATTTTAGAGCTGGACCCGAATGCTTTACCCGAGGCCCTCTTTTACGTGGCGACGCAGAATGGGGAGCGGGATCAGGCGGAAGAGACGTTACAGGTTGAGAAGCTGGGGAACGGCCATGAAACCATAACGAGCGACCTCCCCGGAATCAACTGCGGCACAACTTGCTCGGCTCCTTTTGCGGTCGGAGATACTATTACGCTGACGGCGGTTATGGATGACGACTCTACCTTTGCAGGTTGGGGAGGCGACTGCGTCGTTGTTGACAATGTTGCCGGTGGGATGAATGCCTGTGTTGCCACGATGGACGCTGCCAAAACGGTGACGGCCACCTTTACCCTGAATGCGTATGCACTCACGGTGAGCAAGCCGGGGACCGGAAGTGGAACGGTAAGCGGACCGGGAATTAACTGCGGTCCTGATTGCGGCGAGTCTTACGAAGCCCATACCACCGTCACTCTGACCGCCGTGGCTGACTCAGATTCGATCTTTACCGGTTGGAGCGGCGCCTGTTCGGGAGACGATGCGGCCTGTAATTTCAGCATAGAGGGGGCAAGTTCAGTCGTTGCCACCTTTACTCTCAAGCCGATTCTCACCGTGACCAAGCAGGGGACCGGCGGTGGAACCGTGAGGAGCACTGTTCCGAATAATACTGATATCAGCTGCGGGAGTAACTGCACGCAGACGTATGATAATGTCACCACAGAGGTCACACTGACCGCCACGGCCAACTCCACCTCTTTCTTCGCCGGTTGGAGCGGGGCCTGCAGCAACGCAACAGGAAGCTGTGTTGTCACTATGGATGTTGCCAAAACGGTAACGGCTACATTTACCAGAAGACCGGTTCTTACCGTGACGAAATCTGGGACAGGAGCCGGCACCGTAACAAGCAGCCCAAATGGGATTAATTGCGGGACTGATTGCACGCACTCTTACACGAATTTAACCACACAGGTGACCCTCACGGCTGCCGCCGCGGAAGATTCGATCTTTTCCGGATGGTCGGGGGGAAGCTGCGCAGGTACCGGTAACTGTGTGGTGAGGATGGATGCTGCAAAGACGGTAACGGCTGCTTTCACCCTTAAGCCGGTTCTCACCGTATCCAAAGGTGGGACGGGAACGGGTACTGTTACGAGCACCACTCCCAGCGGCGACATTAGCTGTGGAACCGACTGCACGCAGTCTTATAACAACTTTTCCACCCAAGTTACACTCACTGCTACTGCCGCCGCAAACTCAATTTTTACCGGGTGGAATCAGGAATGTTCCGGCACAGGCAATTGTGTGGTGACAATGGACGCTGCTAAGTCGGTGACGGCCACCTTTATCCTGAAGCCGGTTCTCACTGTGACTAAACAGGGGAGCGGAGGGGGGGCGGTTAGCGCACCGGGTATTAGCTGTGGGACCGACTGCACAGAGACATACAGCAACTTGACGACTCAGGTAACCCTCACGGCGACCCCAGACGACAGCTCGATCTTTGCAGGTTGGTCTGGAGCCTGCACGGCGACAACTGGGAATTGTGTCGTCACCATGGATGCGGCCAAGTCGGTCACCGCTACGTTTACATTGCAGACCTTTACCCTTTCCGTCATGAAGTCGGGAACGGGGACCGGCGCCGTCGTCAGCAGTCCTGCAGGGATTGATTGCGGGACAGATTGTTCCCAGGATTACACCATCCATACCGTTGTGACCCTGACCGCAACACCGGACGCAGATGCCGTCTTTGCTGGCTGGGCCGGAGCTTGCACAAATCTTACCGGGGATTGTGTGGTAACGATGGATGCCATCCAGTCGGTGGAGGCGAAGTTTACAAGAACATTCACTCTCACAGTGATGGTCGATCCGGCAGGGACCGGCACGGGAGGGGTGACCAGCAATCCGGCCGGGATTGATTGTACCGCTTCAGGTCAAGCCGCCTGCTCGGCAGTCTATACGTTCGGCACCGTCGTCACACTTACGGCGACAGAAGGTCTCCTATCCCATTTCGCGGGTTGGACCGCCGGGGCCTGCACGGGAACTGATCCAACCTGTGTTCTGGAGATGATTTCCGATCAGTCGGCCCAGGCGCGCTTCGACCTGCTGCCATAG
- a CDS encoding ABC transporter permease, with translation MRKYWTVFWVNWQNALQYRGPTFISVLGNILRIGVLLYLWNAIYQSEGRLGDYSLPDLITYYLLQLIIGSAVLSYASWEIVDQIREGTFSSFLIRPVNYLHYWFTLNLSWKVFEGLMVAVGVGLLSFILIDYISIPSRPSTYLFFFLSLLLGMVLAFEFDFAIALLAFWLVQANAFKYMLQYVVFFFAGALLPLDLFPKAIEAIANVLPFRYLAFFPSQIFLEKEAHPVAGLIGALAWSVGLYLFLRFVLNRGIKRYEAVGH, from the coding sequence ATGCGAAAGTACTGGACGGTTTTTTGGGTCAATTGGCAGAACGCCCTGCAATATCGGGGGCCGACGTTTATCTCCGTCCTCGGAAACATCCTTCGGATCGGTGTCCTCCTTTATCTCTGGAACGCCATCTACCAAAGCGAAGGCCGCCTCGGCGACTACTCCCTCCCGGACCTGATTACCTATTACCTGCTGCAGTTGATCATCGGCAGCGCGGTCCTCTCCTACGCCAGCTGGGAGATCGTCGACCAGATTCGGGAGGGGACCTTCTCCAGCTTCCTCATCCGGCCGGTCAACTACCTGCACTATTGGTTCACCCTCAACCTCTCCTGGAAGGTCTTCGAGGGGCTGATGGTGGCGGTGGGGGTCGGTCTGCTCTCGTTTATCCTCATCGATTACATCTCGATCCCGTCGCGGCCATCGACCTACCTCTTCTTTTTTCTTTCATTGCTGCTCGGGATGGTCCTGGCGTTCGAGTTCGACTTTGCGATCGCCCTCCTCGCGTTTTGGCTGGTGCAGGCGAACGCGTTCAAATATATGCTGCAATACGTCGTCTTCTTTTTCGCCGGAGCGCTGCTGCCGCTCGATCTTTTTCCGAAGGCGATCGAAGCGATCGCCAACGTTCTGCCGTTTCGGTATCTCGCCTTCTTTCCCAGCCAGATCTTTCTGGAAAAGGAGGCCCATCCGGTCGCGGGGCTGATCGGGGCGCTGGCCTGGTCGGTCGGCCTCTACCTCTTTCTGCGGTTTGTTTTGAATCGGGGGATCAAACGATATGAAGCGGTCGGCCACTGA
- a CDS encoding ATP-binding cassette domain-containing protein, with product MPIIEVKNLAKTFKTHRKEPGLLASIKGLFWREAFYNEAVKSVSFSLEEGELVGFLGPNGAGKTTLLKMLSGILYPTSGEARVMGFVPWERQRAYQQQFAIVMGQKNQLWWDLPPAESFALNRDIYEVDPKAFQKTLDEMVSLLDLKDLLNVPVRQLSLGQRMKCELVAALLHQPRVLFLDEPTIGLDVISQEKIRSFIQEYNRLKKTTVLLTSHYMRDVEQLCRRVLVINHGRIVYDGLLNDLSQRYIDHKVVKIRFASPQAAAVLSGEEGVVELDEHHAVLKVKKKEIAQTTHRLLGQLPIDDLSVEEVEVEEVIRRIFDEQPSKEGE from the coding sequence GTGCCGATCATCGAAGTCAAAAACCTGGCCAAGACATTCAAGACGCACCGCAAGGAGCCGGGCCTGCTCGCGTCGATCAAAGGGCTCTTCTGGCGCGAGGCGTTTTATAATGAGGCGGTCAAGTCGGTCTCCTTCTCCCTGGAAGAAGGGGAGCTGGTCGGTTTTCTCGGGCCGAACGGCGCGGGAAAGACGACCCTCCTGAAAATGCTCTCCGGAATTCTCTACCCGACCTCCGGCGAGGCGCGGGTGATGGGGTTTGTCCCGTGGGAGCGGCAGCGGGCCTATCAACAGCAGTTCGCCATCGTCATGGGGCAGAAGAATCAGCTCTGGTGGGACCTGCCGCCGGCGGAGTCGTTTGCGCTCAACCGGGATATTTACGAGGTCGATCCGAAGGCCTTCCAGAAAACGCTCGACGAGATGGTGTCGCTGCTCGATCTGAAAGATCTTCTGAATGTGCCGGTCCGGCAGCTCTCGTTGGGGCAGCGGATGAAATGCGAGCTGGTCGCGGCGCTGCTTCATCAGCCGCGGGTTCTCTTTCTCGACGAGCCGACGATCGGGCTTGATGTGATCTCTCAGGAGAAGATTCGAAGCTTCATACAAGAATACAATCGGCTCAAAAAGACGACGGTTCTCCTGACCAGCCACTACATGCGCGACGTGGAACAGCTTTGCCGGCGGGTTTTGGTGATCAACCACGGCCGGATCGTCTATGACGGGTTGCTCAATGACCTCTCCCAGCGTTACATCGACCACAAGGTGGTCAAGATCCGGTTCGCCTCTCCCCAAGCGGCCGCCGTCCTCTCGGGGGAGGAAGGGGTGGTGGAGCTCGATGAGCACCACGCCGTCTTGAAGGTCAAGAAGAAGGAGATCGCCCAGACGACCCACCGTCTCCTCGGACAACTTCCGATCGA
- a CDS encoding PAS domain S-box protein: protein MRFTAALNILSKESFDDLARLAAHFCEMPVALIHFIKDKRHAVKSVVGLESQVELSDLPFFSHAVLQRDVFVVPDALDDERFSHHPLVTSGPRIRFYAGAPLISAESEVVGTLSVMNPSPKVLTPYQIESLRMLAQQVVRRVDLWGDLVELKRSVHEHRILEEHLAAEHAVAHVLAHAETLSAALPDVLRVICESLGWKMGIFWQVNDQVNVLTCAEIWRTPSTSISESERMNRESILWPGEGLPGRVWTRGEVDWVCDMADEELFERASISVKEGLHGAFAFPIRGDHQVLGVMEFFSRNREEPDDSLLEMMTKVGRQIGQFIERKRAEESVIRSAAIVESSDDVIIGQTLDGIITSWNSGAQKLFGCPAEEMLGKPIWILFPRDRLGAFSDVLEKMKRGERVDRYETVHVRANGERVDLSVTLSPIRQSTGKLIGASSVMRVINDRKSAEEPFAESEARFRRVAESSILGFIFWDADGNITDANDTFLKMVGYTREDLLSGGLRWRDMTPEEYRPLDDKALQDLITTGVCTPYEKEYIRKDGSRLSILIGEAFFESSKDRGLYVVLDITDRKKMEKMLRENEARREAILESSLDCIITIDHEGKILEFNPAAENTFGYRRFDVIGKKLAELIIPPSLRERHQAGLAHYLVSGESKVLYRRIEMTAMRADGSEFPVEVKVTRTFADGPPVFTGYLRDISERKWTEQERHRLSFQERMARAEAEEARQHMGFLAEASTLLASSLDHETLLCSLARLAVPYLADGCVVDLLEEDQTVRRLAVAAADPAEEALGRGLFRRYPSDLNENHPLQRVLQTGKPIFLPEITDEMRVSIARDEDHLRMARSLGLKSAIIVPLLAGERILGAISFLLTDSNRRYRPTDLALAEDLARWVGVAVSNSRPGRAARDRNEAPRGGEDQP, encoded by the coding sequence ATGAGATTTACCGCCGCATTAAATATATTATCTAAAGAGTCATTCGACGATCTCGCCCGTCTGGCCGCGCATTTCTGCGAGATGCCGGTTGCGCTGATCCACTTCATCAAGGACAAGCGACATGCCGTCAAATCGGTGGTCGGTTTGGAATCACAAGTCGAATTGTCCGATCTGCCCTTTTTCTCGCACGCCGTTTTACAGCGGGACGTTTTTGTCGTACCGGACGCGTTGGATGATGAGCGATTTTCCCATCATCCGCTCGTGACCTCCGGTCCTCGGATTCGTTTCTATGCCGGGGCGCCGCTGATCAGCGCCGAGAGCGAAGTGGTCGGAACGCTCTCCGTGATGAACCCCTCTCCGAAAGTGCTCACTCCGTACCAAATCGAGTCGCTTCGAATGCTTGCGCAGCAGGTTGTTCGGCGCGTTGATCTGTGGGGCGATCTTGTCGAATTGAAACGGAGCGTTCACGAGCACAGAATTTTAGAGGAGCATCTCGCTGCGGAACATGCCGTCGCGCACGTTCTCGCTCACGCCGAAACGCTCTCCGCCGCGCTTCCAGACGTCCTTCGCGTCATTTGTGAAAGCCTCGGATGGAAGATGGGGATATTCTGGCAGGTGAACGATCAGGTGAATGTGCTCACGTGCGCTGAGATCTGGCGGACTCCTTCGACATCTATTTCCGAATCTGAAAGGATGAATCGGGAAAGTATCTTATGGCCCGGCGAAGGGCTTCCGGGTCGCGTCTGGACCCGCGGGGAGGTCGATTGGGTCTGTGATATGGCGGATGAGGAGCTTTTCGAACGCGCTTCCATTTCGGTAAAAGAGGGGCTGCATGGGGCGTTCGCGTTTCCCATCCGGGGCGATCACCAGGTGCTTGGGGTGATGGAGTTCTTCAGCCGCAACAGGGAGGAGCCCGATGACAGTCTGCTTGAAATGATGACAAAGGTGGGGAGGCAGATCGGCCAATTCATTGAGCGAAAGCGAGCGGAAGAGAGCGTGATCCGATCGGCGGCGATTGTCGAATCGTCCGACGATGTCATCATCGGGCAGACGTTGGATGGAATCATCACCAGTTGGAATAGCGGCGCTCAAAAACTCTTTGGTTGTCCCGCCGAGGAGATGCTCGGCAAACCGATCTGGATTCTCTTTCCGCGCGATCGCCTCGGCGCGTTTTCGGACGTTCTCGAGAAAATGAAGCGAGGGGAACGAGTCGATCGGTATGAAACCGTCCATGTCAGAGCAAACGGCGAGCGCGTCGATCTTTCGGTGACGCTTTCTCCGATTCGGCAGAGCACGGGAAAACTCATCGGCGCCTCTTCCGTCATGCGGGTGATCAACGATCGAAAATCGGCGGAAGAGCCGTTCGCGGAGAGCGAAGCACGGTTTAGGAGGGTGGCGGAGTCGAGCATTCTGGGATTCATCTTCTGGGATGCGGATGGAAACATCACCGATGCCAACGATACTTTCCTCAAAATGGTAGGCTACACGCGGGAAGATCTCCTCTCGGGGGGGTTGCGGTGGCGCGACATGACGCCGGAGGAGTATCGTCCCCTCGATGACAAAGCGCTTCAAGATCTGATCACTACGGGCGTTTGCACCCCTTACGAGAAGGAGTACATCCGAAAGGACGGCAGCCGCCTTTCGATTCTCATCGGGGAGGCTTTTTTCGAGTCTTCCAAAGACCGAGGCCTCTATGTTGTTCTCGATATCACCGATCGAAAAAAAATGGAAAAGATGCTTCGTGAAAACGAAGCGCGCCGGGAAGCGATTTTGGAGTCTTCTCTCGACTGCATTATTACCATCGATCATGAGGGGAAGATCCTGGAGTTCAACCCGGCCGCCGAGAACACATTCGGTTATCGCCGTTTCGACGTGATCGGGAAAAAACTGGCGGAGCTGATCATTCCCCCCTCTCTTCGGGAGCGACATCAGGCCGGACTGGCGCACTATCTTGTCAGCGGGGAAAGCAAGGTTTTGTATCGCCGGATCGAGATGACGGCGATGCGGGCGGACGGGAGCGAGTTCCCTGTAGAGGTCAAAGTGACCCGTACGTTTGCGGACGGGCCTCCGGTTTTTACCGGCTATCTTCGGGATATCAGCGAGCGCAAATGGACGGAGCAAGAGAGACACCGCCTCTCATTTCAAGAGCGGATGGCACGGGCGGAGGCGGAAGAGGCCCGTCAGCACATGGGCTTCCTGGCGGAGGCCAGCACGCTTCTTGCCTCCTCGCTTGACCATGAGACCCTTCTCTGCAGTCTGGCGCGCCTTGCGGTTCCCTATCTGGCCGACGGCTGCGTAGTGGATCTCCTGGAGGAAGACCAAACCGTGCGCCGTTTGGCGGTCGCCGCCGCCGACCCCGCCGAAGAGGCGCTTGGAAGGGGGCTGTTCCGCCGCTACCCTTCCGATCTAAACGAGAATCATCCCCTGCAGCGCGTTCTACAGACCGGGAAACCGATTTTTCTGCCGGAGATTACCGATGAGATGCGGGTCTCCATCGCACGAGATGAAGATCATCTCAGAATGGCCCGGTCTCTCGGTTTGAAATCGGCGATCATCGTGCCGCTTCTCGCCGGGGAGCGCATCCTCGGCGCAATCTCTTTTTTGCTGACCGATTCAAACCGGCGCTACCGTCCGACGGATCTGGCGCTCGCCGAGGACTTGGCCCGGTGGGTCGGCGTGGCGGTGAGCAATTCCCGGCCCGGTCGGGCGGCACGGGACCGGAACGAAGCGCCCCGAGGAGGGGAAGATCAACCTTAA
- a CDS encoding ABC transporter permease, which produces MKRSATEVKTQPSKRGLIRSLRRYLFLYRSFLVHNLKNEMIYRANFVLAVIMDLFFMGVNVVFFAILYANVETIGGWTFHQTLVLVGSVGVVREIAYLTFRQGFLELGDYVRTGRFDAMLTSPMAANAHLAFRHVSLTESLGEGLMGFALVAYGFAHLENAAWSSIPLYLLMIAVSLLLYYAFSLMINSAVFWLVKSQELNTIVYYFMDTARYPREIYRGLGKAFFTFIVPSSLIATVPASVLTGRADAALIGLTIGVTVISLSLALVVWNWSLHHYSSASS; this is translated from the coding sequence ATGAAGCGGTCGGCCACTGAAGTGAAAACGCAACCGTCAAAACGGGGTCTAATCCGTTCGCTTCGCCGCTACCTTTTTCTCTATCGGTCGTTTCTGGTCCACAACCTGAAGAACGAGATGATCTACCGGGCGAATTTCGTCTTGGCAGTCATCATGGATCTCTTCTTCATGGGGGTGAACGTCGTCTTCTTCGCGATCCTCTACGCGAACGTGGAGACGATCGGGGGATGGACCTTTCACCAGACGCTGGTCCTCGTCGGGAGCGTCGGGGTGGTCCGCGAGATCGCCTACCTGACCTTTCGGCAGGGGTTTCTGGAACTGGGGGATTATGTCCGGACCGGACGGTTCGATGCGATGCTGACTTCTCCCATGGCGGCGAACGCCCATCTCGCCTTCCGGCATGTTTCGCTGACCGAGAGCCTGGGAGAGGGGCTGATGGGGTTTGCGCTCGTGGCGTATGGCTTCGCCCATCTTGAGAACGCGGCCTGGAGCAGCATTCCGCTCTATCTGTTGATGATCGCCGTCTCGCTTCTGCTCTACTACGCCTTCTCCCTGATGATCAACAGCGCCGTCTTCTGGCTGGTGAAGTCGCAGGAGCTGAATACGATTGTCTATTACTTCATGGACACGGCCCGTTACCCGCGGGAGATTTATCGCGGCTTGGGGAAGGCGTTTTTCACCTTCATCGTTCCGAGCAGCCTGATCGCGACGGTCCCCGCCTCGGTCCTCACCGGCCGGGCAGACGCCGCGCTGATCGGGCTGACGATCGGCGTGACGGTCATCTCGTTGTCGCTGGCGCTCGTCGTTTGGAACTGGAGCCTGCACCACTACAGCTCGGCCAGCAGTTAA
- a CDS encoding GIY-YIG nuclease family protein yields MFKQPAVYILASKRNGTLYVGVTSNLAKRVWEHKNALVEGFTNRYRVHHLVYYELHEEMELAISREKQIKKWKRAWKLEMIEKQNSDWRDLSEEVS; encoded by the coding sequence ATGTTTAAACAGCCGGCGGTCTATATCCTTGCCAGCAAGCGAAACGGGACTCTTTACGTTGGAGTCACAAGCAACCTTGCTAAGCGCGTTTGGGAGCATAAAAACGCTTTGGTCGAGGGGTTCACGAACAGATATCGTGTTCATCATCTGGTTTATTACGAGTTGCATGAAGAGATGGAATTAGCGATCAGCAGAGAAAAGCAGATAAAGAAATGGAAGAGAGCCTGGAAGTTGGAGATGATTGAGAAACAGAATTCTGATTGGAGAGATTTGTCAGAAGAGGTTTCGTAA
- a CDS encoding NAD(P)-dependent oxidoreductase: MTTSAFQIGFVGVGRMGANMARRLKDKGYRLTAVYDIDRARSASLAKELGCSPASTPAEVAKGSNTVMTVVTDDAAMRVLFSESDPAGLLPFGDGRLFINCATLSPEVHVEIEERAKKQGAQTLEACMASSIPQAREGTLYLMCGGERAVFDRAKPLLEDLGRSIRYIGKAGEAAKVKALVNMVMNINTAALAEGLGLGAALGLDLTLLREVFSQTGAASRVLETDGTDMQNREHDCYFSAAHAAKDSGIALTLAEAQGIDLPLAKATYAQYRRLIDIGKGELDKSAVAELTFPGRG; the protein is encoded by the coding sequence ATGACGACATCTGCATTTCAAATCGGTTTCGTCGGCGTGGGCCGGATGGGGGCCAATATGGCGCGCCGGTTGAAGGACAAAGGATACCGGCTGACCGCCGTCTACGACATCGATCGGGCGAGGTCGGCCTCCCTGGCGAAGGAGCTGGGGTGTTCACCGGCTTCGACCCCGGCGGAGGTGGCGAAGGGGTCGAATACGGTCATGACCGTTGTGACCGACGATGCGGCGATGCGCGTCCTTTTTTCGGAGTCGGACCCGGCCGGCCTTCTTCCATTCGGCGACGGCCGCCTTTTCATCAATTGCGCCACCCTCTCCCCGGAGGTCCATGTTGAGATCGAAGAGCGCGCCAAAAAGCAGGGGGCGCAGACGCTGGAGGCCTGCATGGCGAGCAGCATTCCCCAGGCGCGGGAGGGGACCCTTTATCTGATGTGCGGGGGGGAGCGGGCGGTTTTCGATCGGGCGAAGCCGCTGCTCGAAGATCTCGGCCGGTCGATCCGCTACATCGGGAAGGCGGGAGAGGCGGCCAAGGTCAAAGCGCTGGTCAACATGGTGATGAACATCAACACCGCCGCCCTGGCCGAGGGGTTGGGGCTCGGCGCGGCGCTGGGGCTCGATCTGACCCTGCTGCGGGAGGTCTTCTCGCAGACCGGCGCCGCCTCCCGGGTGTTGGAGACCGACGGCACCGACATGCAGAACCGGGAACATGACTGTTATTTTTCCGCCGCGCACGCGGCGAAAGATTCGGGGATCGCGCTGACGCTTGCGGAAGCGCAAGGCATCGACCTCCCGCTGGCCAAGGCGACCTATGCGCAGTACCGCCGCCTCATCGACATTGGAAAAGGGGAGTTGGACAAATCGGCGGTGGCGGAGCTGACCTTTCCGGGGCGAGGTTGA